In Candidatus Neomarinimicrobiota bacterium, a single window of DNA contains:
- a CDS encoding PorV/PorQ family protein, translated as MKIPKNQIWYLIIFGSIAATDYSGYSGSFLRMGTTARAIAMGSAFTAELDYGFSAYYNPAATAFVESKRVNFAHQSLSLNRRLIAASYSMNLPPTAGIGISWVSAGTDKIDGRSTSGQHTQYLSTSEDALMVTFAQKLRSWFAMGINVKILYHQLPMNSDNLTGSGIGFDMGVMIRGGNMPSLALMVQDLNSSYNWNTTTVFEEQGKSYKEQFPTIYRIGSTYTLGQFYFVGDLGVVTDSESLLGYAMRVGTEYTYKDRYFLRAGYGNSRASLGAGLNWSFLNQNDAYLDYAFVIEYPAGSGHIFTYAIHF; from the coding sequence ATGAAGATTCCAAAAAATCAGATTTGGTATTTAATCATTTTCGGCTCAATTGCGGCTACGGATTATTCAGGATACAGTGGATCCTTTCTAAGAATGGGAACAACCGCAAGGGCGATTGCAATGGGAAGCGCATTTACTGCAGAACTCGATTATGGGTTTTCTGCTTATTACAATCCGGCAGCAACAGCTTTTGTAGAATCGAAAAGAGTAAATTTTGCGCACCAGTCGCTGTCATTGAATCGAAGATTAATTGCCGCATCTTATTCTATGAATCTTCCACCAACTGCGGGCATTGGAATTTCGTGGGTTAGCGCCGGGACAGATAAAATTGATGGCCGTTCAACCTCTGGACAGCACACCCAATATTTATCCACAAGTGAAGATGCGCTCATGGTCACCTTTGCTCAAAAACTGCGATCGTGGTTTGCCATGGGAATCAATGTGAAGATTCTGTACCACCAATTACCAATGAATTCAGATAATTTAACTGGTAGCGGGATTGGATTTGATATGGGCGTGATGATTCGTGGAGGGAATATGCCATCGCTTGCTCTTATGGTTCAGGATTTGAATTCAAGTTACAATTGGAATACTACAACCGTATTTGAGGAACAGGGAAAATCCTACAAAGAACAGTTTCCGACGATTTACAGAATAGGATCTACTTATACGCTTGGTCAATTTTATTTTGTTGGCGATTTAGGTGTTGTTACAGATTCAGAATCACTGCTTGGTTATGCAATGAGAGTTGGCACAGAATATACTTATAAGGATCGGTATTTTTTGCGAGCTGGGTACGGTAATTCGAGAGCTTCGCTTGGTGCAGGTCTGAATTGGTCTTTTCTCAATCAAAATGATGCATACCTTGATTATGCATTTGTCATAGAATATCCGGCAGGCTCTGGACATATATTTACGTATGCGATTCATTTTTAA
- a CDS encoding divergent polysaccharide deacetylase family protein has product MGKTSDNQKKIIYFLAVIVLAFGVKYVLSIRDEPVRTTDESPDIYIKGQVSVDSIRHRGSIAIIIDDFGYRNDKVSEGFLKIDASLTYAIIPGHEYSQSFSSRAKQKGYEVIVHMPFESRFKTKGEREYILETDMTSEELEIRINKVLRHLPEAVGMNNHQGSKTSADKRVMGILASILKRNGKYFIDSRTTKETVAEVTMRNHQVPTNRRHVFLDNQDNIDLIKTQLKELIQKAEILGVAVGIGHAKEKTLTALKEMIPRIQTEGYDFVFASEVTN; this is encoded by the coding sequence ATGGGAAAAACCTCGGACAATCAGAAAAAAATTATTTATTTTTTAGCCGTCATTGTACTGGCTTTTGGAGTTAAATATGTATTATCCATTCGTGACGAACCAGTTCGTACTACTGATGAATCCCCCGACATATATATAAAAGGCCAAGTGTCTGTTGATTCAATAAGGCATCGTGGATCCATTGCCATAATTATTGATGATTTTGGTTACCGAAATGATAAAGTGTCTGAAGGGTTCTTAAAGATAGATGCGTCCTTAACTTATGCGATTATCCCCGGGCACGAATATAGCCAATCGTTTTCCTCAAGAGCGAAGCAAAAGGGGTATGAAGTTATTGTTCATATGCCTTTTGAATCCCGGTTTAAAACCAAAGGTGAAAGAGAGTATATTCTTGAAACAGATATGACAAGTGAGGAATTGGAAATCAGAATAAATAAGGTACTTCGTCATTTGCCGGAGGCAGTAGGAATGAACAACCATCAAGGGTCAAAAACCAGCGCAGATAAACGCGTGATGGGGATTTTGGCTTCTATATTAAAACGAAATGGGAAATATTTTATTGATAGCCGGACTACAAAAGAAACCGTTGCAGAAGTGACGATGCGAAACCATCAAGTCCCGACAAATCGTCGGCACGTATTTTTAGATAATCAGGATAATATTGATTTAATAAAAACTCAATTGAAAGAACTTATTCAGAAAGCGGAAATTTTAGGAGTAGCTGTTGGAATTGGACATGCAAAGGAAAAAACCCTTACGGCGCTGAAAGAAATGATTCCTAGGATCCAAACTGAAGGCTACGATTTTGTTTTTGCATCGGAAGTGACAAACTGA
- a CDS encoding asparaginase, with product MGILCKVLRNDYTESIHVAYAVAVDENGKVLFASGDPDYITFVRSSLKPFQAAAVVEKGATKDANFLPDELALMCASHNGEDIHVKTAQSMLNKLGLDASAYECGIHPPYDQDTRNQMLKDGKEWSALNNNCSGKHAGMLSLALKLGVDPAGYTKKDHPVQEKIFEKLTDLTGIQNFPTGIDGCNVPAPMLSLKTIAGLFQKLASGKDASLNTLFEAMTSHPYLVAGEKRFDTDFITALNGRAVTKVGGEAIRGVGIQTQNGESIGIAIKVLDGNQRAAPVATMKFLEHLKLLSNVEIQYLDTYRTSILKNHKQIEIGRIKADIEF from the coding sequence ATGGGAATTCTTTGCAAAGTATTAAGAAATGATTACACCGAAAGCATTCATGTCGCATACGCTGTTGCGGTGGATGAAAATGGTAAGGTTTTATTTGCATCGGGCGACCCTGATTATATTACTTTCGTTCGTTCATCTCTCAAGCCCTTTCAGGCAGCAGCAGTAGTTGAGAAGGGTGCAACAAAGGATGCTAATTTTTTGCCGGATGAATTAGCGCTTATGTGCGCTTCTCACAATGGCGAGGACATTCATGTGAAAACTGCACAATCTATGCTGAATAAATTAGGACTTGATGCATCAGCCTACGAATGTGGAATTCATCCGCCGTATGATCAAGACACCCGCAATCAAATGTTAAAGGATGGGAAAGAATGGTCCGCGCTAAATAATAACTGCAGTGGGAAACATGCCGGAATGCTTTCACTTGCATTGAAGTTGGGTGTAGATCCGGCAGGATATACGAAAAAAGATCATCCGGTTCAGGAAAAAATATTTGAAAAACTTACAGATTTAACCGGAATACAAAATTTTCCAACCGGAATCGACGGTTGCAATGTTCCTGCACCCATGTTGTCGTTAAAAACGATTGCCGGTCTTTTCCAGAAATTGGCATCCGGAAAAGATGCTTCACTCAACACTTTATTTGAAGCGATGACTTCCCATCCTTATCTTGTTGCCGGAGAAAAAAGATTTGATACGGATTTTATCACCGCACTAAATGGACGCGCAGTTACCAAAGTTGGAGGAGAGGCTATTCGCGGTGTGGGTATTCAAACTCAAAATGGTGAATCAATCGGTATAGCCATAAAGGTACTGGATGGAAATCAAAGAGCAGCACCTGTGGCGACAATGAAGTTTTTGGAGCATCTGAAACTTTTATCTAATGTAGAAATCCAATACTTAGATACTTACAGGACAAGTATATTAAAAAACCATAAACAAATTGAAATCGGCCGAATTAAAGCTGATATAGAATTCTAG